The following proteins are co-located in the SAR202 cluster bacterium genome:
- the ruvA gene encoding Holliday junction branch migration protein RuvA, with amino-acid sequence MISGIKGSLQAQGPDWVFIEIGGGVTLQVSVPSSLIPLLGEIGQNVRLYTKLVVREDDLQLYGFPTPDALHLFNLLISVSGIGPRTALSLLSARSPEALVSAILSGDLEAFGGVPGVGKKTAARIILELKGKLEKEGLLVISEAGASDAETLSALTALGYTAVEARNALRAIGDVNGLTLEEKVRLALSHLARGR; translated from the coding sequence ATGATCTCCGGCATAAAAGGCTCCCTCCAGGCCCAAGGCCCCGACTGGGTCTTCATCGAAATCGGCGGCGGTGTCACCCTCCAGGTCTCCGTCCCCTCCTCTCTCATCCCCCTCCTAGGCGAAATCGGACAGAACGTCCGGCTTTACACCAAACTCGTCGTCCGAGAGGATGACCTCCAGCTCTATGGCTTTCCCACCCCAGATGCCCTTCACCTCTTCAATCTCCTCATCAGCGTCTCCGGCATCGGCCCTCGCACTGCCCTCAGCCTCCTCTCCGCCCGCTCCCCTGAGGCCCTGGTCTCCGCCATCCTCTCCGGCGACCTCGAGGCCTTCGGCGGCGTCCCCGGCGTCGGCAAAAAGACCGCCGCCCGCATTATCCTGGAGCTGAAAGGCAAGCTGGAAAAAGAAGGGCTTCTCGTCATCTCCGAGGCTGGCGCCTCCGACGCCGAGACCCTCTCCGCCCTCACCGCCCTCGGCTACACCGCCGTCGAAGCCCGCAACGCCCTCCGCGCCATCGGCGACGTCAACGGGCTGACCCTGGAAGAAAAAGTCCGCCTAGCCCTCTCCCACCTCGCCCGCGGCCGCTAA
- the ruvC gene encoding crossover junction endodeoxyribonuclease RuvC, which yields MRVLGIDPGTRHLGYGLVEDRQGDFFAEDFGCLDFPPSLPIEQRLYQVYTHIANMIGMFSPQEVAIEQPFLGEGSRQFVGPALAVGQAQAAVLIAAAGSNIPVFRYSPAQVKAAVADHGAASKEQVQAMVKMALSLDDSPQALDATDALAIALCHLRQRDAQAALSRRADPG from the coding sequence GTGCGCGTCCTAGGCATCGACCCTGGCACCCGCCACCTGGGCTACGGCCTCGTCGAAGACCGCCAGGGCGATTTCTTTGCCGAAGACTTCGGCTGCCTGGACTTCCCTCCCTCTCTCCCCATCGAGCAGCGCCTTTACCAGGTCTACACCCATATCGCCAACATGATCGGCATGTTCAGCCCCCAGGAGGTCGCCATAGAGCAGCCCTTCCTCGGCGAAGGCAGCCGTCAGTTCGTCGGACCCGCCCTCGCCGTCGGCCAGGCCCAGGCCGCCGTCCTCATCGCCGCCGCCGGCAGCAATATCCCTGTCTTCAGATACTCCCCCGCCCAGGTCAAGGCCGCTGTGGCCGACCATGGCGCCGCCTCCAAAGAGCAGGTTCAGGCCATGGTCAAGATGGCCCTCTCCCTGGACGACTCCCCCCAGGCTCTGGACGCCACCGACGCCCTCGCCATCGCCCTCTGCCATCTCCGCCAGCGCGACGCCCAGGCCGCCCTATCCCGCCGCGCTGACCCCGGCTAG
- a CDS encoding YebC/PmpR family DNA-binding transcriptional regulator yields MSGHSKWKTIKHQKGAADAKRGQLFTKLTRDIMVAVKQGGGPDPDMNYKLRLAVDKARSNSMPLDNIDRAIKRASGTGDGNENLDEVLYEGYAPGGAAILVQALTSNRNRTASVVRSTFTKAGGALGESGSVAWNFEHKGLIVLELEPDKAEDVALSAIDVGADDVKVDKGYVEVYTAPENLKKVKDALEKQGIASASADLAMIPKTTISLGPKESEQALRLLDLLEELEDSQKVYTNADFPDEVLEKYKTQA; encoded by the coding sequence ATGTCTGGCCACTCAAAATGGAAAACCATTAAGCACCAGAAAGGTGCCGCCGACGCTAAACGCGGCCAGCTCTTCACCAAACTTACCCGCGACATCATGGTCGCCGTCAAACAGGGCGGCGGCCCTGACCCCGACATGAACTACAAGCTCCGCCTCGCTGTCGACAAGGCCCGCAGCAACAGCATGCCCCTCGACAACATCGACCGCGCCATCAAACGCGCTTCCGGCACCGGCGACGGCAACGAAAACCTCGACGAAGTCCTCTATGAAGGCTACGCCCCCGGCGGCGCGGCCATCCTGGTCCAGGCCCTCACCTCCAATCGCAACCGCACCGCCTCCGTGGTCCGCTCCACCTTCACCAAGGCCGGCGGCGCCCTCGGCGAGTCCGGCTCCGTGGCCTGGAACTTTGAGCACAAAGGCCTCATTGTCCTGGAGCTCGAACCCGACAAGGCTGAGGACGTCGCACTCTCCGCCATCGATGTCGGCGCTGACGACGTTAAGGTGGACAAGGGCTATGTGGAGGTATATACCGCTCCTGAGAACCTCAAAAAAGTAAAGGATGCCTTGGAAAAACAGGGCATCGCCAGCGCATCCGCCGACCTCGCTATGATCCCCAAGACCACCATCTCCCTCGGCCCCAAAGAGTCCGAGCAAGCCCTCCGTCTCCTGGACCTCCTGGAGGAATTGGAAGACTCCCAGAAGGTCTACACCAACGCCGACTTCCCCGATGAAGTCCTCGAAAAGTACAAGACCCAGGCCTAG
- a CDS encoding KH domain-containing protein, with product MQELIEYIAKSLASKPDEVKVTTTKEEDRVVLKLQVADEDKGKIIGRQGRVAQAMRTLLRVAAVKDGTKAVLEIV from the coding sequence ATGCAAGAGCTCATTGAATACATAGCCAAAAGTCTTGCCAGTAAGCCGGACGAGGTAAAAGTCACCACCACCAAAGAAGAAGACCGGGTAGTCCTCAAGCTTCAGGTGGCTGACGAGGACAAAGGCAAGATCATCGGCCGCCAGGGCCGCGTCGCCCAGGCTATGCGCACCCTCCTCCGAGTCGCCGCCGTCAAAGACGGCACCAAGGCCGTTCTGGAGATAGTCTAG
- the rpsP gene encoding 30S ribosomal protein S16 yields MLKIRLKRVGKKKQPYYRIIVADSRAPREGAFVERIGLYHPLQDPPGVELDKERAKDWLKKGAQPSEAVHRIFKWQKLYEEAGQT; encoded by the coding sequence ATGCTCAAGATCCGTTTGAAGCGTGTCGGCAAGAAAAAGCAGCCCTACTACCGCATCATCGTCGCAGATTCCAGGGCGCCCCGCGAGGGCGCCTTCGTAGAGCGCATTGGCCTATACCACCCCCTGCAAGACCCGCCCGGCGTGGAGCTGGACAAGGAGCGGGCCAAGGATTGGCTAAAGAAGGGCGCGCAACCGTCTGAAGCCGTGCATCGTATTTTTAAATGGCAGAAATTATACGAGGAAGCAGGCCAGACCTAA